A window of Cryptomeria japonica chromosome 3, Sugi_1.0, whole genome shotgun sequence contains these coding sequences:
- the LOC131874324 gene encoding BTB/POZ domain-containing protein At5g60050-like, producing the protein MAEGRLRFGTKSSADVTLFLTGPGEIKYGRNPVYLHSQILKRLKSFEGKFSDRWELHKSTDVWVTTSHNFDHYLKCIEIIYGEHVDFPDIEECLAILSVASEMSADECINKCMQYLEAVRWSDEEETQIRKLLSSDGLKLKILPDLAARFHQDQDDEHINFVEKSMQETVSLIKDRDPSLSRNRESVEKYLETMLDRNPARDVVDVCGRVLLQEYQSTINSRDFSFITLLFKLVQRCNGAILEVALKAFCEDAEFMEYVKKWYHASNIGPPVFDIIMWFMKATGDGKITISRASRVSFLTTWLPIMGSFKAHSSVRDKFEELDKAVLKVVESLPQVDQKRICVVWLEVYRLRGIDIATPYVLAQYLQCISL; encoded by the coding sequence ATGGCAGAAGGTCGGCTTCGATTCGGAACTAAAAGCTCTGCTGATGTAACATTGTTCTTGACAGGCCCAGGTGAGATAAAGTACGGAAGAAATCCAGTTTATCTCCATTCTCAGATCCTCAAAAGACTGAAGAGTTTCGAGGGCAAGTTTTCCGACCGCTGGGAATTGCATAAATCAACCGACGTATGGGTAACTacttctcataattttgatcactATTTAAAATGCATCGAAATCATATACGGTGAGCATGTAGATTTTCCCGACATTGAGGAATGCCTGGCGATTCTGTCAGTTGCTTCTGAAATGTCGGCTGATGAGTGCATCAACAAATGCATGCAATATTTGGAAGCAGTTCGTTGGAGTGATGAGGAGGAGACCCAAATTCGGAAACTTCTCTCTTCTGATGGATTGAAACTGAAAATTTTACCAGATTTAGCTGCCAGGTTTCATCAAGATCAAGACGATGAGCATATAAATTTTGTGGAGAAGAGTATGCAAGAAACGGTGTCTCTTATTAAAGACAGGGACCCCAGTTTATCCAGAAATCGAGAAAGTGTGGAGAAATATTTAGAGACGATGTTAGATAGAAATCCAGCTAGAGATGTGGTGGACGTATGCGGGCGTGTGCTTTTGCAGGAGTACCAATCAACCATCAATTCTCGTGATTTCTCATTTATAACGCTGCTTTTTAAACTTGTTCAGCGCTGTAATGGAGCAATACTTGAAGTTGCACTCAAGGCATTTTGTGAAGATGCAGAATTTATGGAGTATGTAAAGAAGTGGTACCATGCCTCAAACATTGGTCCGCCTGTGTTCGACATTATAATGTGGTTTATGAAGGCCACAGGAGACGGAAAGATAACAATTTCAAGAGCTTCTCGAGTTTCTTTTCTCACAACTTGGCTTCCCATCATGGGATCATTCAAAGCGCATAGCTCCGTTAGAGATAAATTTGAAGAGCTCGACAAAGCAGTGCTTAAGGTGGTTGAGAGCCTCCCTCAAGTGGACCAGAAACGTATTTGCGTAGTATGGCTAGAGGTTTACAGATTGCGTGGTATCGACATCGCTACGCCATATGTTTTGGCTCAATATCTGCAGTGCATATCGTTATAA
- the LOC131058284 gene encoding BTB/POZ domain-containing protein At3g50780-like, protein MAEARLRFGAKSFADVKLFLTGPGEEKYGTNPVYLHSQILKKLKCFEGEFSNCWSPYKSTEIRVTTSHNFDHYLKCIEIMYGEHVYFPNVEECLAILSVASEMFADECINKCMQYLEAVSWSAEEESQIRKVLSSEGLKLKILPDLAARLHQDDDGDHINFVEKIIQEMMLYYKSRSCSLSRNRETAEKDLRGMLEGNTSRDVVDVCGRVVLEEFKASIGSRQLSTLKLPFNLIQLCDGGILEAALKAFCEDAEFVKYVKEEYCRPYSTRSSSTDEAVFDIIMWFMKAAGGGKIIVPRASRVSFLTTWLPIVGIFRCHSSIRNKFEELDKAVLKVVESLPQVDQKRICLLWGEVYR, encoded by the exons ATGGCAGAAGCTCGGCTTCGATTTGGAGCTAAAAGCTTTGCTGATGTAAAATTGTTCTTGACAGGCCCAGGTGAGGAGAAGTATGGAACAAATCCAGTTTACCTCCATTCTCAGATCCTCAAAAAACTCAAATGTTTTGAAGGCGAGTTTTCCAACTGCTGGTCACCGTATAAATCAACTGAAATACGGGTAACCACTTCCCATAACTTTGATCACTATTTAAAATGCATTGAGATCATGTATGGTGAGCATGTTTATTTTCCCAATGTTGAGGAATGCCTGGCAATTCTGTCAGTTGCTTCTGAAATGTTTGCTGATGAGTGCATCAACAAATGCATGCAATATTTGGAAGCAGTGAGTTGGAGTGCTGAGGAGGAGTCCCAAATTCGGAAAGTGCTCTCTTCCGAGGGATTGAAACTGAAAATTTTACCAGATTTGGCTGCCAGGCTTCATCAGGACGACGATGGTGACCATATAAATTTTGTGGAAAAGATTATCCAAGAGATGATGTTATATTATAAAAGCAGGAGCTGCAGTTTATCCAGGAATCGAGAAACTGCGGAGAAAGATTTAAGGGGGATGTTAGAGGGAAATACATCTAGAGATGTGGTGGACGTATGCGGGCGTGTGGTTTTGGAAGAGTTCAAAGCATCCATCGGTTCTCGTCAGCTCTCCACTCTAAAGCTGCCTTTTAATCTTATTCAGCTATGTGATGGAGGAATACTCGAAGCTGCACTCAAGGCATTTTGTGAAGATGCAGAATTTGTAAAATATGTAAAGGAGGAATACTGTAGACCATATTCAACTCGTTCAAGTTCGACTGATGAGGCTGTGTTCGACATAATAATGTGGTTTATGAAGGCCGCTGGAGGAGGAAAGATAATAGTTCCAAGAGCTTCTCGAGTTTCTTTTCTCACAACTTGGCTTCCAATTGTAGGAATATTCAGATGCCATAGCTCAATTAGAAATAAATTTGAGGAGCTTGATAAAGCAGTGCTTAAGGTGGTTGAGAGCCTTCCTCAAGTGGACCAGAAACGTATTTGCTTATTATGGGGAGAGGTTTACAG ATGA